A region of bacterium DNA encodes the following proteins:
- a CDS encoding ABC transporter substrate-binding protein: protein MNRIRTGPVTAVIVALMIALTLPAGVRGAPKSGLVVVSGMWSPPNNFNPINTDSSYGFYPIHFMFTGLVSARLDNNQLKFSPALASRWEVGADHQTYTFTIHPKAAWHDGQPVTADDVLFTIMTISDPKTETNRGANIADIAGLDVRGKRAPGAQLGVRVLGPKTIEIKTSVPVDPAGFLEKFGANVYILPKHVLGDVPPDQLAKHPFFMHPTVGDGPFKFVQYRPDEFIELAANDSYHLGAPRVRRVFVRIIPPTTMLAQLQRSDLDITAGFGIGEILIDDWDRVKTMSGLQTISFPAPGYQYLVVNWKRPFLQDKRVRRALAEAINRPLIVSQLLKGQGQIAEGPIPPTNPYFDKKVKPWPYDPNQAKALLQEAGWDPNRTLTLRVPIGNIVRERSSEIIRENLVAVGVKTDIQKSDFPTHIAAMRSGNFDMALVGWTGTADPDVSSQYRTGGQYNFSFHSIAQMDQLLDEGVKTADPAKRRQVYDQFQETFADQLPVIVLYYNNALTAISKRMSNVLTDVSGVYDFDPYAWVAAPQ, encoded by the coding sequence ATGAACAGGATTCGAACTGGACCCGTGACCGCCGTGATCGTCGCGCTGATGATCGCGTTGACACTGCCGGCCGGGGTGAGGGGTGCCCCAAAGTCGGGGCTGGTCGTGGTCAGCGGAATGTGGAGTCCCCCGAACAACTTCAACCCCATCAACACCGACAGTTCGTATGGGTTTTACCCCATCCATTTCATGTTCACCGGGCTGGTCTCGGCGCGCCTCGACAACAACCAGCTGAAGTTCAGTCCCGCCCTGGCCAGCCGGTGGGAGGTGGGAGCCGACCACCAGACCTACACCTTTACGATCCATCCCAAAGCCGCCTGGCACGACGGGCAGCCGGTGACGGCAGACGATGTGCTGTTTACCATCATGACCATCAGCGACCCCAAGACCGAGACCAACCGCGGGGCCAACATCGCCGACATCGCCGGGCTCGACGTCCGCGGGAAGCGGGCGCCCGGGGCGCAGCTCGGAGTCCGGGTCCTCGGCCCGAAGACGATCGAGATCAAGACCAGCGTCCCGGTCGATCCGGCGGGATTCCTGGAGAAGTTTGGCGCGAACGTTTACATCCTGCCGAAGCACGTGCTGGGGGATGTGCCGCCCGATCAGCTGGCCAAGCACCCGTTCTTTATGCACCCGACCGTGGGCGACGGTCCGTTCAAGTTCGTCCAGTACCGGCCGGATGAGTTTATCGAGTTGGCCGCCAACGACAGCTATCATCTGGGCGCGCCCCGCGTGCGGCGGGTCTTTGTCCGCATTATCCCACCGACGACGATGCTGGCGCAGCTGCAGCGCAGCGATCTGGACATCACGGCGGGGTTCGGAATCGGGGAGATCCTGATCGACGATTGGGATCGGGTCAAGACGATGAGCGGCCTGCAGACCATCTCGTTTCCCGCTCCCGGGTACCAGTATCTGGTGGTCAACTGGAAGCGGCCGTTTCTGCAGGACAAGCGGGTGCGGCGGGCCCTCGCCGAGGCGATCAACCGCCCGCTGATCGTCAGCCAGTTGTTGAAGGGGCAGGGGCAGATCGCGGAGGGGCCGATTCCGCCCACGAATCCGTACTTCGACAAGAAGGTGAAGCCGTGGCCGTACGATCCCAACCAGGCCAAGGCGCTGCTGCAGGAGGCGGGGTGGGATCCAAACCGGACCCTCACCCTGCGCGTGCCGATCGGGAACATCGTCCGCGAGCGGTCGTCCGAGATCATCCGGGAGAACCTGGTGGCGGTCGGGGTCAAGACCGACATCCAAAAATCCGACTTCCCCACGCACATTGCGGCGATGCGCAGCGGGAACTTCGATATGGCGCTGGTGGGCTGGACCGGAACCGCCGATCCCGACGTCTCCTCCCAGTACCGGACCGGCGGCCAGTACAACTTCAGCTTCCATTCCATCGCCCAAATGGACCAATTGCTGGACGAAGGGGTCAAGACCGCGGACCCGGCGAAACGGCGCCAGGTCTACGACCAGTTCCAGGAGACCTTTGCCGACCAGTTGCCCGTCATCGTCCTCTATTACAACAACGCCCTCACGGCGATCTCCAAGCGGATGAGCAACGTGCTGACCGATGTGTCCGGGGTGTATGACTTCGACCCGTACGCGTGGGTGGCGGCCCCGCAGTGA
- the opp4C gene encoding oligopeptide ABC transporter permease, with product MGDALSPPVAGTAAHPPRGMSFWALALRRFLRHHLAVVSLGVLVAIGGLALAAPFVAPHSPTAIDTGAFQASPSRAHPLGTDSVGRDVLSRLIYAARVSLTVGLLAVSMYVVIGTSVGALAGYHGGVIDVALSRLMDIVLSFPPLIIILFAVSIFGRPSLWNIIIVLGLLGWPGVARLVRGQLLSLRGSEFVQAARASGASDARVIERHLLPNALAPVLVAATFGTANAILVEASLSFLGLGVQPPTPSWGNMLTDAQSLTVLERLPWLWVPPGFMILISVLTINFVGDGLRDALDPSLKL from the coding sequence ATGGGTGACGCCCTGTCGCCTCCGGTCGCGGGGACGGCCGCGCACCCGCCCCGCGGCATGTCTTTCTGGGCCCTGGCGCTCAGGCGATTCCTGCGCCACCACTTGGCGGTGGTCAGCCTGGGTGTGCTGGTGGCCATCGGCGGGCTCGCCCTGGCCGCGCCTTTCGTCGCTCCGCACAGCCCGACGGCGATCGATACGGGGGCGTTCCAGGCCTCTCCGTCGCGCGCGCACCCGCTCGGCACGGACAGCGTCGGCCGCGACGTCCTCAGCCGGCTGATCTACGCGGCCCGGGTCTCGTTGACGGTGGGCCTCCTGGCCGTGTCGATGTACGTGGTGATCGGGACCTCGGTTGGCGCGCTGGCGGGTTACCACGGCGGCGTGATCGACGTGGCCCTCAGCCGGCTGATGGATATCGTGCTGTCCTTTCCCCCGCTGATCATCATCCTGTTTGCGGTGAGCATCTTCGGGCGGCCCAGCCTCTGGAACATCATCATCGTGCTCGGCCTGCTGGGGTGGCCGGGGGTCGCGCGCCTGGTGCGGGGGCAGCTCCTGTCCCTCCGCGGATCGGAGTTTGTCCAGGCCGCCCGGGCGAGCGGCGCGTCGGACGCGCGCGTGATCGAACGCCATCTTCTCCCCAACGCGCTCGCTCCGGTGCTCGTCGCCGCCACGTTCGGCACGGCCAACGCGATCCTGGTGGAGGCCTCGCTCTCGTTCCTGGGGTTAGGCGTGCAACCTCCCACCCCGTCGTGGGGGAACATGCTCACCGATGCTCAGTCGTTGACGGTGTTGGAGCGATTGCCGTGGCTGTGGGTGCCGCCGGGCTTCATGATCCTGATCTCGGTGCTGACGATCAACTTTGTCGGCGACGGCCTGCGCGACGCGTTGGATCCGAGCCTCAAGCTCTGA
- a CDS encoding ABC transporter permease, protein MQRYLLRRILITLPILFGVTVLSYAILSFTPGDPAQMEISPNMSEADVEIKRHAFGLDQPVYLRYVHWLNEVIRGNLGYSFSSGAPVAQRIGERVTPTLALAVSALLLSYLIAVPAGVLAATRRYTWIDYLATLFAFLGISLPTFFLGLVGIYVFALQLRWLPTGGTMTLGGEGGLGDAALHLILPATVLAVAGAGALTRYVRSSMLEVLGQEYVRTARAKGLDEITVLWRHALRNALLPVITLAGLQIPVLLAGAVITEQVFEWPGMGRLTIEAISQRDYPVLMGITLISAVLVIAGNLFADVAYSLVDPRIHYD, encoded by the coding sequence ATGCAGCGGTACCTGCTGCGGCGGATCCTGATCACGCTGCCGATCCTGTTCGGCGTCACCGTCCTCAGCTACGCCATCCTCTCGTTCACCCCGGGGGATCCCGCGCAGATGGAGATCAGCCCGAACATGAGCGAGGCCGACGTGGAGATCAAGCGGCACGCCTTCGGGTTGGATCAGCCCGTCTACCTGCGTTACGTTCATTGGCTCAACGAGGTGATCCGCGGCAACCTCGGCTACTCGTTCAGCAGCGGGGCTCCGGTCGCCCAGCGGATCGGTGAGCGGGTGACCCCGACCCTCGCGCTCGCCGTCAGCGCGCTGCTCCTCTCGTACCTGATCGCCGTCCCCGCCGGGGTGCTGGCGGCCACCCGCCGCTACACGTGGATCGACTATCTGGCGACGCTGTTCGCGTTCCTGGGCATCAGCCTGCCGACGTTCTTTCTCGGACTGGTGGGGATCTACGTCTTCGCCCTGCAACTGCGCTGGCTGCCCACCGGGGGAACGATGACCTTGGGGGGCGAGGGCGGCCTCGGCGACGCGGCGCTTCACCTCATCCTGCCGGCGACGGTGCTCGCGGTGGCCGGCGCAGGGGCCCTCACGCGATACGTCCGCTCCAGCATGCTCGAGGTGCTGGGACAGGAGTACGTCCGCACCGCGCGGGCCAAGGGGCTGGACGAGATCACCGTCCTCTGGCGGCACGCGCTCCGCAACGCGCTGCTCCCAGTGATTACGCTCGCCGGGCTGCAGATTCCGGTGTTGCTCGCCGGCGCGGTGATCACCGAGCAAGTATTCGAGTGGCCGGGCATGGGACGGCTGACGATCGAGGCGATCAGTCAGCGGGACTACCCGGTGCTGATGGGCATCACCTTGATCAGCGCGGTGCTCGTGATCGCGGGGAACCTTTTCGCCGACGTCGCCTACTCGCTGGTCGATCCGAGAATTCACTATGACTGA
- a CDS encoding M20/M25/M40 family metallo-hydrolase, which translates to MIDRVDLDAHLDEMFDRHLERVRTFVRQPSISGEGVGMEAMAVLVRDTIRGLGGSAEIAATPGWPVVHGAIDAGRSKTLLLYGMYDVQPVEGEDWVVPPFEGAVVDLPGIGASMVARGVYNTKGPLAGLFNVLESIQQVDGRLPVNVKFVVEGEEELGSRNLPGFIHAHRDRLEADATFFAFYCQDRRGKPVLWLGVKGIQYFEVTCRGGAWGGPRTRGVHGSNAVWVGSPAWRLVRALGTMMDDEEQIRIDGFYDDVAPPSAEDEALLEALAETFDPETQLAMWDTERFKYRLQGIALLRKYLYTPTLNIDGVWGGYTGPGMKTLLPHEVRVKMDVRMVPDMEPQRVRERITAHLRGLGREDIEVHFHEGYPPAKTSVGEPAVQAMIRSIRALAREPEIWPHLAGSAPFYLFRRVLNQPFVMGGLGHGGRPHSPNEYATVDGMRLFERSVARFLYEFAGS; encoded by the coding sequence ATGATCGATCGGGTCGACCTCGACGCCCACCTTGACGAGATGTTCGACCGCCACTTGGAGCGGGTCCGGACGTTTGTCCGCCAGCCCAGCATCAGCGGTGAGGGCGTCGGCATGGAGGCGATGGCCGTGCTGGTCCGCGACACCATCCGCGGCCTCGGGGGGAGCGCAGAGATCGCGGCGACCCCCGGATGGCCGGTGGTCCACGGAGCGATCGACGCCGGCCGGTCGAAGACGTTGCTCCTCTACGGCATGTACGACGTCCAGCCGGTGGAGGGCGAAGACTGGGTGGTCCCGCCCTTTGAGGGGGCGGTCGTGGATCTGCCTGGGATAGGCGCGAGCATGGTGGCGCGCGGCGTCTACAACACCAAGGGCCCGCTCGCCGGACTGTTCAACGTTCTGGAAAGCATCCAGCAAGTCGATGGGCGCCTTCCGGTCAACGTCAAGTTTGTCGTCGAGGGGGAGGAGGAGCTGGGGAGCCGCAACCTTCCCGGATTCATCCACGCGCACCGGGACCGCTTGGAGGCCGACGCGACGTTCTTTGCATTCTACTGCCAGGACCGCCGCGGGAAGCCCGTGTTGTGGCTCGGGGTGAAGGGGATCCAGTACTTCGAGGTCACCTGCCGGGGCGGGGCCTGGGGCGGTCCGCGAACCCGAGGGGTGCACGGCAGCAACGCCGTCTGGGTCGGAAGCCCGGCGTGGCGGCTGGTCCGGGCGCTCGGCACGATGATGGATGACGAGGAACAGATCCGGATCGACGGCTTCTACGACGACGTCGCTCCCCCGAGCGCCGAGGACGAGGCGCTCCTGGAGGCTCTGGCCGAGACCTTCGACCCCGAGACCCAGCTGGCGATGTGGGATACCGAGCGGTTCAAATACAGGCTCCAGGGCATCGCCCTCCTGCGCAAGTACCTGTACACCCCCACCTTGAACATCGACGGCGTTTGGGGCGGGTACACGGGGCCCGGGATGAAGACGCTCCTCCCGCACGAGGTGCGGGTGAAGATGGACGTCCGGATGGTACCGGATATGGAACCTCAGAGGGTCCGCGAGCGCATCACGGCTCACCTCCGCGGGCTCGGTCGAGAGGACATCGAGGTGCACTTCCACGAGGGGTACCCCCCGGCCAAGACGAGCGTCGGCGAGCCGGCGGTTCAGGCGATGATCCGCTCGATCCGCGCGCTTGCCCGTGAGCCCGAGATCTGGCCCCACCTCGCCGGATCGGCGCCCTTCTACCTGTTCCGGCGGGTGCTCAACCAGCCGTTCGTCATGGGCGGATTGGGACACGGCGGACGGCCGCACAGTCCGAACGAGTACGCGACGGTCGACGGGATGCGCCTGTTCGAACGCTCCGTCGCCCGCTTCCTCTATGAGTTCGCCGGCAGCTAG
- a CDS encoding AIM24 family protein, with amino-acid sequence MPVPTQLPTAARDETFGGVTYHIQGELVPVLHVELSAMAVYFEHHILLWKDPSVEISLKPLKGAFKRVLSGMPVFMTQAKGPGRIAFSRDGAGHVFAMHMKIGEAVDVREHQFLAATDGVEYTFARVKGAANILFSGTGFFIDTFTCLRQDGIVWLHGYGNVFEVTLGQGEQIDIEPGGWVYKDRTVQMQTIFQKISTGLFASASNLFWNRFTGPGRIALQSMYVHMPTEG; translated from the coding sequence ATGCCCGTTCCGACCCAGCTGCCTACCGCGGCGCGTGACGAGACATTTGGGGGCGTCACCTACCACATCCAGGGGGAGCTCGTCCCCGTGCTGCACGTCGAACTCAGCGCCATGGCGGTGTACTTCGAGCACCACATCCTCCTGTGGAAGGATCCGTCGGTCGAGATCAGCCTGAAACCCCTCAAGGGGGCCTTTAAGCGGGTGCTCTCCGGGATGCCGGTGTTCATGACGCAGGCGAAGGGCCCGGGACGCATCGCCTTCAGCCGGGATGGGGCGGGCCACGTCTTCGCCATGCACATGAAGATCGGGGAGGCCGTCGATGTCCGCGAGCACCAGTTTCTTGCCGCGACGGACGGGGTGGAGTACACGTTCGCTCGGGTGAAGGGCGCGGCGAACATCTTGTTCAGCGGAACCGGGTTCTTCATCGACACGTTCACCTGCCTGCGCCAGGACGGGATCGTCTGGCTCCACGGGTACGGGAACGTCTTCGAGGTCACGCTGGGCCAAGGGGAGCAGATCGACATCGAGCCCGGCGGGTGGGTGTACAAGGACCGTACCGTCCAGATGCAGACGATTTTCCAGAAGATTTCGACCGGGTTGTTCGCGAGCGCCTCGAACCTCTTCTGGAACCGCTTCACGGGCCCGGGGCGGATTGCCCTGCAGTCCATGTACGTGCACATGCCGACGGAAGGGTGA
- a CDS encoding dipeptidase: MPELHHDAVVVDCHNDLILLVDRWRALGDPGYFGERVIPSLRAGGVDVQVVPIFMEAEYAAEGALRRALQLIEWVHREADANRDAVALCGSGAEIDAATAAGKIALVLALEGCEAIGKQTELFGTFFRLGVRMASFTHFGRTLLADGSGEDDTGGRLTRAGVAAVHEMERLGILVDVSHLSMAGTQHVLEIATRPVIASHSSARALRDHHRNLFDDVLRRIAETGGVIGANFFPAFVAAGRPTIDDVVDHIQHLAAVTGWDHVGIGPDFIKEYYDERYPHHPSLKIEGLDAKITIEGLTGPQDLPALTEALVRRGVSEANVRKVLGENFLRVFRSVLGISGVGRG; this comes from the coding sequence ATGCCGGAGCTCCACCATGATGCCGTCGTCGTCGACTGTCACAACGACCTGATTCTGCTCGTGGACCGCTGGCGCGCACTCGGCGACCCGGGCTACTTCGGAGAGCGGGTGATCCCCTCCCTGCGGGCCGGGGGCGTCGACGTGCAGGTGGTGCCGATCTTCATGGAAGCCGAGTACGCGGCGGAGGGCGCGCTGCGGAGGGCCCTGCAGCTCATCGAGTGGGTGCACCGAGAGGCCGATGCCAACCGCGATGCCGTGGCGCTATGCGGGAGCGGCGCGGAGATCGACGCGGCGACCGCGGCGGGAAAGATCGCCCTGGTGCTGGCGCTGGAAGGGTGCGAGGCAATCGGCAAGCAGACGGAGTTGTTTGGCACGTTCTTCCGACTGGGTGTCCGCATGGCGTCCTTTACGCATTTTGGACGCACGCTCCTGGCCGACGGAAGCGGGGAAGACGACACCGGCGGCCGGCTGACGCGCGCGGGAGTCGCCGCGGTACACGAGATGGAGCGCCTCGGGATCCTGGTCGATGTTTCGCACCTGTCCATGGCCGGGACCCAGCACGTCCTCGAGATTGCGACCCGCCCCGTGATCGCCTCGCACTCCTCTGCCCGCGCCCTGCGCGATCATCACCGAAACCTCTTCGATGACGTGTTGCGACGGATCGCGGAGACCGGCGGGGTGATCGGAGCAAACTTTTTTCCGGCCTTCGTCGCGGCGGGCAGACCCACCATCGACGACGTGGTCGATCACATCCAGCACCTGGCCGCGGTGACCGGGTGGGACCATGTGGGGATCGGCCCGGACTTCATCAAAGAGTACTACGACGAGCGGTACCCGCATCATCCGTCGCTTAAGATCGAAGGACTCGATGCCAAGATCACGATCGAGGGCCTAACCGGGCCCCAGGACCTGCCGGCGCTCACCGAGGCGCTCGTCCGCCGGGGGGTTTCGGAGGCCAACGTGCGGAAGGTCCTCGGCGAAAACTTCCTGCGCGTCTTCCGCAGCGTCTTGGGGATATCGGGCGTGGGTCGAGGATGA
- a CDS encoding RidA family protein: MKREDVAVRGVHKTTGYSHAVRAGDLVFVAGQVAQDQEGRLVGRGDIEAQAVQVFENLKAVLASAGAALDDVVKLTTYTTSVAHRQKIAEVRARYFTTYFPPNTFIVVASLATPDYLLEIEAVASRP, encoded by the coding sequence GTGAAGCGCGAGGATGTGGCGGTGCGAGGCGTGCACAAGACCACCGGGTATTCGCACGCCGTGCGGGCGGGGGATCTGGTCTTCGTGGCCGGGCAGGTGGCCCAGGACCAGGAGGGCCGCCTCGTTGGCCGGGGGGACATCGAGGCGCAGGCGGTGCAGGTGTTCGAAAATCTCAAAGCGGTGCTGGCGTCCGCCGGCGCCGCCTTGGACGATGTGGTGAAGCTCACCACCTACACGACGAGCGTCGCCCACCGGCAGAAGATCGCGGAGGTGCGCGCCCGGTATTTCACCACCTACTTTCCCCCGAACACGTTCATCGTGGTGGCCAGCCTCGCCACACCCGATTATCTCCTGGAGATCGAGGCCGTGGCCTCACGCCCCTGA
- a CDS encoding M28 family peptidase, producing MSFSSGPVGAGFSLRAPVVTRPALFTVGSAERTHGVMRTWRTIPARANLACATDECPASERAGHGGCDHVKTAESMMANAVSAERLLAHLQWFSGVRRDTGGPGEARAAEYIADRLRAGGVPVTVHEFDAFLSYPVRATLEVLAPEQLQIACLTHSFGRPTGAQGVVSDLLALEDGNVNRGAGRACLIDGLATPVTILRASRAGCAAVIFANQDQVIHNMIGTTVWGTPALDQVDRLPQLPVVSVNKAGGETLRRLLAGGQRVTVRVTTDVKTGWVRSELPEARIPGGGGTSEFALVGAHYCSWDVGITDNATGDVCLLEMARILWDHRADLRRNVRICWWPGHSHGRYSGSTWYADTYFADLAEHCLAYHNIDSPGVRGATRYVARHTTAEVQQFCREVIRRVTGQRDVPVHRPSRAADQSFLANGVPSFSTYPFLPDDHPDRRPWTGGSANAWWWHTEFDTLDKADPEILALDTRVSLTAVAELANAEILPFNHVDTGREIRECVSQLATAVGSHLDLLPAITAADAFLTSAAKLEVLKARADGRRAARRINEALRRLSRILTPVIYSQSGRFAHDPAEWSPIMRAVGQYTLPGLSRAAALPQLAGDLDYGFLRAQAVRERNRVVTALGEATRLAEETVEAITRG from the coding sequence GTGTCATTTTCTTCCGGGCCGGTTGGAGCGGGATTCTCGCTCCGCGCGCCCGTGGTCACCCGGCCGGCGCTTTTCACCGTCGGCTCGGCCGAGCGGACGCACGGGGTCATGCGCACGTGGCGGACGATTCCGGCCCGGGCGAATCTCGCGTGCGCGACCGACGAGTGTCCGGCGAGCGAGCGCGCGGGTCACGGAGGGTGTGATCACGTGAAGACGGCAGAATCGATGATGGCCAATGCGGTGAGCGCCGAGCGGCTGCTGGCGCACCTGCAGTGGTTCTCGGGGGTGCGGCGCGACACGGGAGGACCCGGCGAGGCGCGCGCTGCGGAGTATATCGCCGATCGGCTCCGGGCCGGCGGGGTCCCCGTGACCGTCCATGAATTCGACGCGTTCCTCAGCTATCCGGTCCGGGCCACGCTTGAGGTTCTGGCCCCTGAGCAATTGCAGATCGCCTGCCTGACCCACTCGTTCGGGCGTCCCACAGGCGCCCAGGGCGTCGTCTCTGATCTTCTGGCGCTCGAGGACGGAAATGTGAACCGGGGGGCGGGACGCGCCTGCCTGATCGACGGGCTGGCGACCCCGGTGACGATCCTGAGGGCGAGCAGAGCCGGATGCGCGGCGGTGATCTTCGCCAATCAGGATCAGGTTATCCACAATATGATCGGCACCACCGTCTGGGGGACACCGGCGCTCGATCAAGTCGACCGGCTCCCGCAACTGCCGGTGGTCTCCGTGAACAAGGCGGGCGGGGAGACCCTGCGGCGCCTGCTGGCGGGCGGGCAGCGGGTGACCGTGCGCGTTACCACCGACGTCAAGACCGGATGGGTGCGCTCCGAACTGCCGGAGGCGCGGATCCCGGGGGGCGGCGGCACCAGCGAATTTGCGCTCGTGGGAGCCCACTACTGTTCTTGGGACGTCGGCATCACCGACAATGCGACGGGAGACGTGTGCCTCCTCGAGATGGCCCGCATCCTGTGGGACCACCGCGCGGACCTGCGGCGCAACGTACGGATCTGCTGGTGGCCCGGCCACTCCCACGGGCGCTACAGCGGCTCGACCTGGTACGCGGACACGTACTTCGCCGACCTGGCGGAGCACTGCCTCGCCTACCACAACATCGATTCCCCGGGCGTCCGCGGTGCGACCCGATACGTCGCCCGCCACACCACCGCCGAGGTGCAGCAGTTCTGCCGTGAGGTGATCCGGCGCGTCACCGGCCAGCGCGACGTCCCGGTTCACCGCCCGTCGCGCGCGGCCGACCAATCGTTCCTGGCCAACGGCGTGCCGTCGTTCTCGACCTATCCGTTCCTCCCCGACGACCACCCGGACCGCCGGCCGTGGACCGGCGGCAGCGCGAACGCCTGGTGGTGGCACACGGAGTTCGACACGTTGGATAAGGCCGACCCGGAGATTCTGGCCCTGGATACCCGCGTGTCCCTGACCGCGGTGGCGGAACTGGCGAACGCCGAGATCCTGCCCTTCAACCACGTGGACACGGGCCGGGAGATCCGGGAGTGCGTCTCACAGCTGGCGACTGCCGTCGGCAGTCACCTCGATCTCCTGCCGGCGATCACCGCCGCGGATGCCTTTCTCACCTCGGCGGCCAAGCTCGAGGTGCTCAAGGCGCGGGCCGACGGCCGGCGGGCGGCGCGCCGGATCAACGAGGCACTTCGGCGTCTGAGCCGGATCCTGACGCCGGTGATCTACAGTCAGAGCGGGAGGTTTGCGCACGACCCCGCGGAGTGGTCGCCGATCATGCGGGCGGTCGGGCAGTACACGCTCCCCGGCCTGAGCCGGGCGGCGGCGCTCCCGCAGCTGGCGGGCGACCTCGACTACGGGTTCCTGCGCGCCCAGGCCGTCCGCGAGCGCAACCGGGTGGTCACCGCCCTCGGCGAAGCGACACGCTTGGCCGAGGAGACGGTCGAGGCGATCACCCGGGGCTAA